The following proteins come from a genomic window of Thermoproteus sp.:
- the purD gene encoding phosphoribosylamine--glycine ligase: MRSVLVVGDGAREHAIAWALERSGARVHAAVGHMNPGIAAIAKRTGGSARLARTTSPRDVVKIAEELSPDLVVIGPEEPLFAGVADALRERGFLTFGASARAAIVEMRKDVARALQWKYGIPGRLIYGVFKNVEEAYSFAKSLGSAAIKPIRQAGGKGVRVVYGDAKYLDGAFDAIILKGAEEAKEQLEAYGDVEASVLVEEGVWGVEYTVQTITDGDAVFPFPPVQDNPHAYELGLGPECGGMGTISPLPFLEREEVEEAVGAVKATIDAIAKEFGVRYVGALSGQMMLTARGPVVIEYYARLGDPEALNALYLYDGDAYELFELAARGKLHKAERKFKQEYTVVKAVAPMGYPLRRDIAKGRRFDVNWGLIEREGCLVFFGSAEESPEGGYTTLGSRAVEVLAAGRTPEEAYVKAERCASAIRGDGLFYRSDIGSPEYLLAMRRKAETARAVYKWRRARGLDRFRVVWEPGRGVERY; encoded by the coding sequence ATGAGGAGTGTCCTCGTTGTTGGCGACGGCGCGAGGGAACATGCCATAGCTTGGGCCCTAGAGAGGTCGGGGGCGAGGGTCCACGCGGCGGTGGGCCATATGAACCCCGGCATAGCCGCAATAGCCAAAAGGACGGGGGGCTCGGCTAGATTGGCCAGGACCACAAGCCCTAGAGATGTAGTCAAAATCGCCGAAGAGCTCTCGCCGGATTTGGTCGTCATAGGCCCCGAGGAGCCTCTCTTCGCCGGCGTGGCCGACGCCTTGAGGGAGAGGGGCTTTTTGACCTTCGGCGCGTCCGCTAGAGCCGCCATAGTGGAGATGCGCAAGGACGTGGCTAGGGCGCTTCAGTGGAAGTACGGCATACCTGGGCGGTTGATATACGGCGTGTTTAAAAATGTGGAAGAAGCCTACTCCTTCGCGAAGAGCTTGGGCTCGGCCGCCATAAAGCCCATAAGACAGGCCGGCGGGAAGGGCGTGCGGGTGGTCTACGGCGACGCGAAATACCTAGATGGGGCCTTCGACGCGATTATACTCAAAGGCGCCGAGGAGGCCAAAGAACAACTTGAGGCCTACGGCGACGTGGAGGCCTCGGTCTTGGTGGAAGAGGGGGTCTGGGGCGTCGAATACACAGTGCAGACCATCACCGACGGGGATGCCGTCTTCCCATTCCCGCCGGTGCAGGACAACCCCCACGCCTACGAGCTCGGCCTGGGCCCCGAATGCGGCGGCATGGGCACTATCTCCCCCCTGCCGTTTTTGGAGCGGGAGGAGGTGGAGGAGGCCGTCGGGGCCGTAAAGGCGACTATTGACGCCATAGCTAAGGAGTTCGGGGTGAGGTATGTGGGCGCTCTCAGCGGCCAGATGATGCTCACGGCCAGAGGGCCTGTGGTGATCGAATACTACGCGAGGCTGGGGGACCCAGAGGCCCTCAACGCCCTCTACCTCTACGACGGCGACGCCTACGAGCTCTTCGAGCTAGCCGCCAGAGGCAAGCTCCACAAGGCTGAACGGAAGTTCAAACAGGAATACACAGTGGTCAAGGCCGTGGCGCCTATGGGCTATCCGTTACGGCGCGATATAGCCAAAGGGAGGCGTTTCGACGTAAACTGGGGCCTCATTGAGCGCGAGGGCTGTCTGGTCTTTTTCGGGTCCGCGGAGGAGTCGCCGGAGGGCGGGTATACGACTTTAGGCTCTAGAGCCGTCGAGGTCTTGGCGGCCGGCCGGACACCCGAGGAGGCGTACGTGAAGGCCGAGCGGTGCGCCTCTGCGATAAGGGGCGACGGGCTGTTCTATAGATCCGACATAGGGTCCCCCGAGTATTTGCTGGCCATGAGGAGGAAGGCAGAAACCGCGAGGGCTGTCTATAAGTGGAGGAGGGCTAGGGGGCTCGACAGGTTTAGAGTGGTGTGGGAGCCCGGCAGAGGCGTGGAGCGGTACTGA
- a CDS encoding phosphoribosylformylglycinamidine cyclo-ligase, which translates to MRYKDAGVDIERQRAVHEAARRALSGLEGGYVRYLQLDGGDYALHVDGVGTKALWLLQAGRLETAGWDCLYVNINDVVCDGFKPVAVVDYIAVSPGLEERAEEVIRGLAEASRRAGVVVLGGETAIMPDVVNGIDVVCTVLARREARPNAVRPGDYIVGLESTGPHANGYSLLRKLFKLDEHICGSTASEVLLAPVADYSPVVELMKEGLVKAAAHITGGSFSKLRRALGGLGAEIELGEIPCWAAEVIRRGVPRDEAYRVFNMGVGMALITESPDELIRSAESYGLAARIVGRVKPEGPLIVDGMQVA; encoded by the coding sequence ATGAGGTATAAAGACGCCGGCGTGGACATAGAGAGACAGAGGGCAGTCCACGAGGCGGCTCGGAGGGCACTCAGCGGGCTTGAAGGCGGCTATGTGAGGTACCTGCAGCTTGACGGAGGAGACTACGCGCTTCACGTAGATGGAGTGGGCACGAAGGCCCTTTGGCTCCTACAGGCTGGCCGGCTCGAGACGGCCGGCTGGGACTGCCTCTACGTCAACATCAACGACGTTGTGTGTGACGGCTTCAAGCCCGTAGCCGTGGTGGACTATATAGCCGTCTCCCCAGGGCTCGAGGAGAGGGCCGAAGAGGTAATTAGAGGCCTGGCCGAGGCCTCCCGCAGGGCGGGCGTCGTGGTTCTAGGTGGAGAGACGGCCATAATGCCCGACGTGGTGAACGGGATAGATGTAGTCTGCACCGTGCTGGCCAGAAGGGAGGCACGCCCCAATGCTGTGAGGCCGGGCGACTATATCGTTGGCTTAGAGTCCACGGGGCCGCACGCCAATGGGTATAGCCTACTCCGCAAGCTCTTCAAGCTGGATGAACATATATGCGGCTCGACGGCCTCGGAGGTCCTATTGGCGCCCGTAGCGGACTACTCGCCAGTCGTGGAGCTGATGAAAGAGGGCCTAGTCAAAGCCGCTGCGCATATAACCGGTGGCTCTTTCTCCAAATTGAGGCGGGCGTTAGGCGGGCTCGGAGCCGAGATAGAGCTAGGCGAAATCCCCTGCTGGGCCGCTGAGGTCATCAGGAGGGGGGTCCCGAGGGACGAGGCCTATAGGGTCTTCAACATGGGGGTCGGCATGGCCCTAATAACTGAAAGCCCTGACGAACTGATAAGGTCCGCTGAGAGCTACGGGCTGGCCGCACGGATCGTCGGGCGGGTGAAGCCAGAAGGTCCTCTGATAGTCGACGGCATGCAAGTAGCCTAG
- the purQ gene encoding phosphoribosylformylglycinamidine synthase I, protein MKIGVLKFPGTNGDLDVLRALEVVGLRGEIVWHKDYRAGLYDAVVVAGGFSYGDRLRAGAIAAASKAAEQLREDAARGVPVLGICNGFQILVEAGLLPGALAPNDPPGFISKWIPVKIVDNETPFTLLYQRGEVVYMPVAHAEGRYIPAGPYRAVVKYIENPNGSFDDVAGVAEGNVVGLMPHPERATDPHVSRGGTGGAKLWLSLKVWLKA, encoded by the coding sequence ATGAAGATAGGCGTGCTTAAATTTCCCGGCACCAATGGCGATCTTGACGTGTTGAGGGCTCTGGAGGTGGTGGGACTTAGGGGGGAGATAGTTTGGCATAAAGACTATAGAGCCGGGCTCTACGACGCGGTAGTGGTCGCGGGGGGCTTCAGCTACGGCGATAGGCTTAGAGCTGGCGCCATAGCTGCTGCCTCGAAGGCCGCAGAACAATTGAGGGAGGACGCCGCCAGGGGCGTTCCCGTTCTGGGGATCTGCAACGGCTTTCAGATTCTAGTCGAGGCGGGCCTTCTGCCGGGCGCCCTTGCGCCGAACGACCCGCCTGGTTTTATCAGCAAGTGGATCCCCGTCAAGATAGTAGACAACGAGACCCCCTTCACTCTTTTGTACCAGCGAGGCGAAGTCGTATACATGCCCGTGGCGCATGCAGAAGGCCGCTACATACCCGCGGGGCCCTATAGGGCTGTGGTGAAGTACATAGAGAACCCCAATGGCTCTTTCGACGACGTGGCCGGAGTGGCTGAAGGCAACGTGGTGGGGCTGATGCCCCACCCCGAGCGCGCGACAGACCCCCACGTGTCTAGAGGAGGGACCGGCGGGGCTAAGTTGTGGCTGAGCCTAAAGGTTTGGCTTAAGGCCTAG
- a CDS encoding phosphoribosylformylglycinamidine synthase subunit PurS, whose translation MYAVYLNVTYKPSIREPEGETISKELLQRFGFKVDVRAGKCLMLLIDAPTPQAAAEEALKIAREARLGNPNVHIIEVVRVVEA comes from the coding sequence ATGTACGCGGTGTACCTAAACGTGACGTATAAGCCCTCTATACGCGAGCCCGAAGGCGAGACCATATCCAAAGAGCTCCTCCAGAGGTTCGGCTTTAAGGTGGACGTAAGGGCGGGGAAATGCCTCATGCTCCTAATCGACGCGCCCACTCCACAAGCCGCCGCCGAGGAGGCCCTCAAAATAGCCAGAGAGGCGCGGCTAGGCAATCCCAACGTCCACATAATCGAAGTCGTCAGGGTTGTGGAGGCATGA
- a CDS encoding FAD-dependent oxidoreductase → MGAPRVVVVGGGVAGIYFAYRLKSATDNVEIVVIDKKDFHEFTVGIPMAVAGLLGFEDLVFPFSRLKRVRFIKANVSAIDDRCVRTSDGPSVCGDYLVLAPGGSRLGNAEYWTIGGAKTLLEAASKAKAVRFVVNDLTPVMGFQEIAYSIKTRFPGKEVQFIWSI, encoded by the coding sequence GTGGGCGCGCCTAGGGTTGTTGTGGTGGGAGGCGGCGTGGCCGGGATTTATTTCGCCTATAGGCTCAAGTCCGCTACGGACAATGTCGAGATCGTAGTGATAGACAAGAAGGACTTTCACGAATTCACGGTGGGGATCCCCATGGCAGTAGCCGGTCTTCTCGGCTTTGAAGACCTCGTCTTCCCTTTCTCTAGGCTTAAACGCGTACGTTTCATTAAGGCCAACGTGTCGGCGATAGACGACAGATGTGTTAGGACTAGCGACGGGCCTTCTGTCTGCGGGGACTATCTAGTCTTGGCGCCCGGCGGGTCCAGGCTGGGCAACGCCGAGTATTGGACTATCGGAGGCGCCAAGACGCTCCTAGAGGCCGCAAGTAAAGCCAAGGCCGTACGATTCGTCGTAAATGACTTGACACCAGTTATGGGATTTCAAGAAATCGCCTACTCCATAAAGACTAGGTTTCCTGGTAAGGAGGTGCAGTTCATTTGGTCTATATAA
- a CDS encoding 5-(carboxyamino)imidazole ribonucleotide synthase, giving the protein MRLMVLGGGQLALMMCWEAQRLPIRIAVYDRDDVAPAFKCAERSVDPFADVERSDFVTYEFENVDLKVAEYAERLGKLRPALEYLKVKKSRIEERRFFESLGVPTIPWRTARGGLEALRLAESMGRAMVKVPTGGYDGKGQYAYPWEAGSIASLEGELLVEEYVEIKREFSIIAARGEDGDVVFYPPAQNYYVDGILVWNYAPADAPEEAYGYVYKILERWNYVGVLAVEFFEARDGRVLANEIAPRVHNTGHWSLETDASQFENHVRAVLGLPLKRLAAYRPTAMVNILGRHYEELPIRKLEALGKVYWYGKREARPRRKMGHVNIVGRDVGEVISAAKVALKLIYGGDFAKLVLRPRARLGVPSEAPKGAVALNRAA; this is encoded by the coding sequence ATGCGCTTGATGGTCCTCGGGGGAGGCCAGCTGGCGTTGATGATGTGTTGGGAGGCGCAGAGGCTTCCGATCCGCATCGCCGTGTATGACCGCGACGATGTGGCGCCTGCCTTCAAGTGCGCAGAGAGGAGCGTAGATCCGTTCGCCGATGTGGAGAGGAGCGACTTCGTTACCTACGAGTTCGAAAATGTGGACTTAAAGGTCGCAGAATATGCGGAGAGGCTCGGCAAGTTGAGACCTGCGTTGGAGTACCTGAAGGTCAAGAAGAGCCGCATTGAGGAGAGGCGTTTCTTCGAGTCTTTGGGCGTCCCCACAATACCCTGGCGGACGGCCAGAGGAGGACTCGAGGCGTTGAGGCTAGCGGAGTCCATGGGGAGGGCGATGGTGAAGGTGCCGACTGGCGGCTACGACGGGAAGGGACAGTACGCGTACCCCTGGGAGGCCGGCTCCATAGCGAGCCTTGAGGGCGAGCTGTTGGTCGAGGAGTACGTAGAGATAAAGAGGGAGTTCTCCATAATAGCGGCTAGGGGGGAGGATGGCGACGTGGTGTTCTACCCGCCGGCGCAGAACTACTACGTAGACGGCATATTGGTGTGGAACTACGCGCCGGCCGACGCGCCTGAGGAGGCCTACGGCTACGTCTACAAGATATTGGAGAGGTGGAACTACGTGGGGGTCCTCGCCGTGGAGTTCTTCGAGGCGAGAGACGGGCGCGTGTTGGCTAACGAGATAGCGCCTAGAGTCCACAACACTGGCCACTGGTCGTTGGAGACCGACGCGAGCCAGTTCGAGAACCACGTGAGGGCCGTCTTGGGCCTCCCGCTAAAACGCCTGGCGGCCTATAGGCCCACCGCCATGGTCAACATATTGGGCAGACACTACGAGGAGCTCCCGATAAGGAAGCTTGAGGCTCTGGGCAAGGTCTATTGGTACGGCAAGAGGGAGGCCAGGCCTAGGCGCAAGATGGGCCATGTTAACATTGTGGGGCGCGACGTCGGCGAGGTCATATCTGCGGCCAAGGTAGCCCTCAAGCTTATCTACGGCGGAGACTTCGCGAAGCTGGTCTTGAGGCCGAGGGCCCGCCTAGGGGTCCCGTCGGAGGCGCCGAAGGGAGCCGTTGCGCTTAATAGGGCGGCCTAA
- a CDS encoding phosphoribosylglycinamide formyltransferase, with translation MKLAVLASWRGSNFKAIMDHIRLGVLQGVEPVALIYSDENAPVREIAARYGVNSYFVKHRGVPRRRREEEMLAVLKDNGVDLIALAGYDYILSGDFIKEFKWVLNIHPSLLPFAGGKGMYGMWVHMEVFKAGVKVTGPTVHLVDESVDGGPILDQWPIYIGDIYALPIPYEEKLEVLANRVLIFEHRLYSRVIQAVADGLVDLFEETVKALKVLEEGGRLKTVEEPVQVRRAVLKADRGWLERWNERQRTYVEFQLKEWAGKPLDLILPPWLRG, from the coding sequence TTGAAGCTGGCCGTATTGGCCTCGTGGAGGGGCTCCAACTTCAAGGCTATAATGGACCACATAAGGTTGGGAGTGCTACAGGGCGTAGAGCCCGTGGCGCTTATATACAGCGACGAGAACGCGCCCGTCAGAGAGATAGCGGCTAGATATGGAGTCAACTCGTATTTCGTCAAACATAGGGGGGTCCCTCGGCGGAGGAGAGAGGAGGAGATGTTGGCCGTCCTTAAGGATAACGGCGTGGATCTAATCGCGCTGGCGGGGTACGACTACATCCTTAGCGGCGACTTCATAAAGGAGTTCAAATGGGTGCTCAACATCCACCCCTCCCTGTTGCCGTTTGCAGGCGGCAAGGGGATGTATGGCATGTGGGTACACATGGAGGTCTTTAAGGCTGGCGTGAAGGTCACAGGCCCTACGGTACACCTAGTGGACGAATCGGTGGATGGAGGTCCCATACTCGATCAGTGGCCTATATATATAGGCGACATATACGCCCTTCCGATACCCTATGAGGAGAAGCTGGAGGTGCTGGCCAATAGGGTATTGATTTTCGAGCACAGGCTCTATTCGCGCGTAATACAAGCGGTGGCCGATGGGCTCGTAGACCTCTTTGAAGAGACCGTAAAGGCTCTGAAGGTGTTAGAAGAGGGGGGCAGGCTGAAGACCGTAGAGGAGCCCGTGCAGGTCCGTCGCGCGGTGTTGAAGGCCGATAGGGGCTGGCTCGAGAGGTGGAACGAGAGGCAGAGGACCTATGTGGAGTTTCAACTTAAGGAGTGGGCCGGCAAGCCTCTAGATTTGATCTTGCCGCCATGGTTACGTGGATAA
- the purL gene encoding phosphoribosylformylglycinamidine synthase subunit PurL — translation MSLTEAELKSIKEGLGREPTPVELALFTSHWSEHCSYKSTRKWLKRLPSKAPWVVRGPGTDAPLVEIAPGIYVTFKIESHNHPSAVDPYNGAATGVGGIIRDILTVGARPVALLVNLHFGPLEHPHARWIAQNVVRGISDYGNRVGVPVVGGETWFDEAFTYTPIVLATCIGVVKADEVPRGGVETGDVIVVAGSGADRSGLGGSAFASKVLTGKEDLGAVQVADPLMGKRLIDVVQEARTCVKYIKDLGGGGLATALAELSEWFGLGVEVDLDRIHMSDKDMGPAEVLMGETQERLVFVVSKSQLKCLEDLLDKYDVPYSVIGRFVDSKRVVLKWRGEAVGDVPVELAARAPELDWPVEPYEPSPLPELPEPPLEKAIELVLSSPNIAKKEAIYQRFDFDVGVRTAVKPGEGDAAVIKLYELGDLGLAVKGDANPRYTYLSPRLGAANAFVKAYRNVATVGAMPLAAVDSINVGSPARAQAYWQFREAVEGLAEAARELGVPVVGGKVSLYNEYNGESIRPVVAVVVLGRIDDVARAKRAVWSDGDKIFLWGPTKAEIGGSEYLHRVFGLIAGTPPSIDYMREKEIAKIMPQLVGHVTGATDVGVGGLATALAKMAVNSGVGAIVDVCKAPGGVTRMDYLLFSESNGRVVMAGSEGLGVPLGEAGGEELIYRCGGTTIYRKKIEDLRRLMRLDLS, via the coding sequence ATGAGCCTCACAGAGGCCGAATTGAAGTCGATTAAGGAGGGACTCGGGAGGGAGCCCACGCCTGTGGAGCTGGCCCTCTTCACATCACATTGGTCCGAACATTGTAGCTATAAGTCCACTCGTAAGTGGCTTAAGAGACTGCCTTCTAAGGCCCCGTGGGTGGTCAGAGGACCTGGCACCGACGCCCCTCTGGTGGAGATAGCTCCTGGTATATACGTCACGTTTAAGATAGAGTCCCACAACCACCCCAGCGCAGTGGATCCGTACAACGGCGCCGCCACGGGGGTCGGGGGGATAATCCGCGACATCTTGACCGTGGGCGCGAGGCCGGTGGCTCTGTTGGTGAACCTCCACTTCGGCCCTCTAGAGCACCCCCACGCCAGATGGATAGCACAGAACGTAGTTAGAGGTATTTCCGACTACGGCAACAGGGTCGGCGTGCCCGTAGTAGGCGGCGAGACTTGGTTCGACGAGGCGTTTACCTATACGCCGATCGTTCTGGCTACATGTATCGGCGTGGTGAAGGCCGATGAGGTGCCGAGAGGAGGCGTGGAGACGGGCGATGTCATAGTGGTGGCCGGTTCCGGCGCCGATAGGAGCGGGCTCGGCGGCTCGGCGTTTGCCAGCAAGGTCCTGACGGGCAAGGAGGACTTGGGGGCCGTGCAGGTGGCCGATCCCCTTATGGGCAAGAGGCTAATAGACGTGGTGCAGGAGGCGCGAACTTGCGTCAAGTACATAAAAGACCTAGGCGGAGGCGGACTGGCTACGGCCTTGGCGGAGCTGTCCGAGTGGTTCGGACTCGGCGTCGAGGTCGACTTAGACCGTATTCATATGAGCGATAAGGATATGGGGCCGGCCGAGGTCCTCATGGGCGAGACCCAGGAGAGGCTTGTCTTCGTCGTGTCGAAGAGCCAGCTTAAATGTCTGGAGGACCTGTTGGACAAATACGATGTGCCCTATTCTGTAATCGGACGTTTTGTAGATAGCAAGCGCGTCGTCTTGAAGTGGCGCGGCGAGGCCGTAGGCGACGTGCCCGTGGAGTTGGCCGCAAGGGCTCCCGAGCTCGACTGGCCGGTTGAGCCATATGAGCCGTCCCCTCTGCCCGAGCTGCCTGAGCCTCCGTTGGAAAAGGCGATAGAGCTCGTCTTGTCGTCCCCTAATATAGCCAAGAAGGAGGCCATATACCAGAGGTTCGACTTCGATGTAGGCGTTAGGACCGCCGTAAAGCCCGGCGAGGGAGACGCCGCAGTTATTAAACTGTACGAGCTCGGGGATTTGGGGCTGGCGGTCAAGGGCGATGCAAACCCCAGATATACGTATTTGAGCCCTAGGCTCGGCGCCGCCAACGCGTTCGTGAAGGCCTATAGGAACGTCGCGACCGTCGGAGCGATGCCGCTGGCCGCCGTCGACTCGATAAACGTGGGGAGCCCGGCGAGGGCGCAGGCCTATTGGCAGTTCAGAGAGGCGGTGGAGGGCTTGGCGGAGGCCGCGAGGGAGCTCGGCGTGCCTGTAGTAGGCGGCAAGGTGAGTCTCTACAACGAGTACAATGGGGAGTCCATAAGGCCGGTAGTCGCCGTGGTAGTGTTGGGCCGTATTGACGACGTGGCGCGAGCCAAGAGGGCCGTGTGGAGCGACGGCGATAAGATATTCCTGTGGGGGCCCACAAAGGCGGAGATCGGCGGTAGCGAGTACCTACATAGGGTCTTCGGCTTGATTGCAGGCACGCCGCCCTCCATAGACTACATGAGGGAGAAAGAGATAGCGAAGATCATGCCGCAGTTGGTCGGACACGTCACGGGAGCCACGGACGTAGGCGTGGGAGGACTTGCAACGGCGCTGGCCAAGATGGCTGTCAACAGCGGCGTGGGGGCCATCGTAGATGTCTGCAAGGCCCCTGGTGGCGTGACAAGGATGGACTACCTCCTATTTAGCGAGAGCAACGGCCGTGTGGTTATGGCCGGGAGCGAGGGGCTCGGCGTCCCTCTGGGCGAGGCTGGCGGCGAGGAACTCATCTATAGATGTGGCGGCACGACTATATATAGAAAGAAGATAGAAGATCTAAGGCGCTTAATGCGCCTAGATCTATCGTAA
- a CDS encoding phosphoribosylaminoimidazolesuccinocarboxamide synthase gives MKLVYEGKAKRMYDLGDRYLMEFKDEVTAGDGAKRDKAPGKGALAAQLSALLFSYLSSRGIPHHFIEAAGPTSLVVKKASVIPVEVIVRFKAYGSYLKRMPAVRPLAEFKRPLVEFHLKDDKLHDPLVLEEDIIEAGLAEPQEVETTKRLALAAASALRDLYGRANCDFVDVKFEFGRRDGLILVDEISGDTFRLLCDGEHLDKEYYRKTGDVAGLLKRYERLLELTKTLLS, from the coding sequence ATGAAGCTGGTCTACGAAGGCAAGGCCAAAAGGATGTACGACCTCGGCGATAGGTACCTCATGGAGTTCAAAGACGAAGTGACGGCCGGAGACGGGGCCAAGAGGGATAAGGCGCCCGGCAAAGGCGCGCTGGCGGCCCAGCTGTCGGCTCTTTTGTTCTCATACTTAAGCTCTCGAGGGATACCCCACCACTTTATAGAGGCCGCGGGCCCCACGTCGTTAGTGGTCAAAAAGGCATCAGTAATACCGGTCGAAGTCATAGTGAGGTTTAAGGCATATGGTAGCTATTTGAAGAGGATGCCGGCCGTAAGGCCTCTGGCCGAGTTTAAGAGGCCCCTTGTGGAGTTCCACCTCAAAGACGATAAGCTACATGACCCCCTTGTGCTTGAGGAGGATATAATCGAGGCGGGCCTCGCGGAGCCACAGGAGGTGGAGACCACGAAGAGGCTGGCTCTGGCGGCCGCCAGCGCCCTTAGGGACCTCTACGGGAGGGCTAATTGCGACTTTGTGGACGTCAAGTTCGAGTTCGGCAGGAGGGACGGCTTAATTCTAGTCGACGAGATTTCCGGCGATACGTTCAGACTTCTATGCGACGGCGAACATCTCGATAAGGAATATTACAGGAAGACTGGAGATGTGGCCGGCCTCTTGAAGAGGTACGAGAGGCTCTTGGAGCTCACCAAGACGCTCCTGTCTTGA
- a CDS encoding bifunctional 5,10-methylenetetrahydrofolate dehydrogenase/5,10-methenyltetrahydrofolate cyclohydrolase, translated as MVTWIKGAELHKKAKEWAKEHVKRLEEIGLTPKLAVLLLNDDPVELETQTKYVSLKARDVKEVGGEVEIYELYRVPPERRTKEALRLIGSLNRRDDVTGILVQKPVPPFIDEKTLFEALAPEKDVDGLTPESKKRLVAGFDLNNDVLPCTPAGILELLQQYSIDVRGADVVVVGKGELVGKPLSVMLMQLDATVTVLHALSKDRLYYVRHADVVISAVGRPPELYRDNPWRLTGDMIKEGAVVVGVGGKVDPSTGRWYFDVDEKSVAEKASYLTPNIGGVGLATRARLLKNLIRTTYQVARIAASHRVLQP; from the coding sequence ATGGTTACGTGGATAAAAGGCGCTGAACTCCACAAGAAGGCGAAAGAGTGGGCGAAGGAGCACGTAAAGAGACTGGAGGAAATAGGCTTGACCCCAAAACTAGCCGTTCTGCTCCTCAACGACGACCCGGTGGAGCTGGAGACCCAGACCAAGTACGTGTCCCTGAAGGCTAGAGACGTCAAGGAGGTGGGCGGCGAGGTGGAGATATACGAGCTCTATCGCGTGCCCCCCGAGCGTAGAACCAAAGAGGCACTCCGCCTAATAGGGAGTCTTAACAGGAGGGACGACGTGACGGGCATATTGGTGCAAAAGCCGGTGCCCCCATTTATTGACGAGAAGACGCTCTTCGAAGCGCTCGCACCCGAGAAGGACGTAGACGGCCTCACGCCTGAGAGCAAAAAGAGGCTGGTGGCCGGCTTCGACCTAAACAACGACGTACTGCCCTGCACTCCAGCCGGCATATTGGAGCTCCTCCAACAGTACTCCATTGACGTCAGGGGGGCAGACGTCGTGGTGGTCGGCAAGGGCGAGCTCGTAGGGAAGCCACTCTCGGTCATGTTGATGCAACTAGACGCCACGGTGACCGTCTTGCATGCACTCTCTAAAGACAGGCTCTATTACGTAAGACATGCCGATGTGGTGATATCGGCAGTCGGGAGGCCGCCGGAGCTGTACAGAGACAACCCCTGGCGGCTCACCGGCGATATGATAAAAGAAGGCGCCGTAGTCGTCGGCGTAGGCGGCAAGGTAGACCCCTCAACGGGCAGATGGTATTTCGACGTGGACGAAAAGTCGGTAGCCGAAAAGGCGTCGTACCTCACGCCGAATATAGGCGGGGTGGGCCTCGCCACGCGTGCACGCCTCCTAAAGAACTTGATCAGGACCACCTACCAAGTGGCGAGGATCGCGGCGTCCCATAGAGTCTTGCAACCATGA